From the Paramagnetospirillum magnetotacticum MS-1 genome, one window contains:
- a CDS encoding malonyl-CoA decarboxylase yields MTEAQTNAASFLSRLKGLWRDIARSDGAEKIPALSPGLPDGDLARLRIQMEACLDAKGGEVSARARAAALGRAYLSLSAEGRARFLKLLAGAFGPDRARVDAAAAALGEAREEVARLRAEMELRQALEPPRLKLLTQFNALPEGVKFLVDMRAELMGLMRDHPDLAALEADLKGLLTSWFDVGFLVLERVTWRSSAAVLEKIMQYEAVHAIQGWTDLKNRLDSDRRLYAFFHPRMPDEPLIFVEVALLPEMAGNIQDLLDPTAPLGDVDKADTAIFYSINNAQRGLAGISFGNFLIKRVVDDLSREFKQIKTFATLSPIPGFRRWLDGRLTEGEPGLLSAAEHKDLTRVTGGMGAKGSLKALLAEPDWTAEPLLAQALEGPLTRLAARYLTRETRSGGMAALDPVAHFHLSNGARVERINWMADMSPNGLAQSAGLMVNYLYDLDDIEANHEAYSATGKLAVSARIKALLKG; encoded by the coding sequence ATGACTGAAGCGCAGACCAACGCCGCTTCCTTTCTATCCCGCCTGAAGGGACTGTGGCGCGATATCGCCCGTTCCGATGGGGCGGAAAAGATCCCGGCCCTGTCGCCCGGCCTGCCGGACGGCGATCTGGCGCGGCTGCGGATTCAGATGGAAGCCTGTCTGGACGCCAAGGGGGGCGAGGTTTCCGCCCGCGCCAGGGCCGCCGCCCTGGGGCGGGCCTATCTGTCCCTGTCGGCCGAGGGCAGGGCGCGTTTCCTCAAACTGCTGGCGGGCGCGTTCGGTCCTGACCGGGCGCGGGTGGATGCGGCGGCGGCCGCATTGGGCGAAGCGCGGGAGGAGGTTGCCCGTCTGCGCGCCGAGATGGAGTTGCGCCAGGCCCTGGAGCCGCCCCGGCTCAAACTGCTGACTCAGTTCAACGCTCTGCCCGAGGGCGTCAAGTTCCTGGTGGACATGCGCGCCGAACTGATGGGCCTGATGCGCGATCATCCCGATCTGGCGGCTTTGGAGGCCGACCTCAAGGGGCTGCTGACCTCATGGTTCGATGTGGGTTTTCTGGTGCTGGAACGCGTCACCTGGCGCTCTTCGGCGGCCGTTTTGGAAAAGATCATGCAATACGAGGCGGTGCATGCCATCCAGGGCTGGACCGATCTCAAGAACCGGCTGGATTCCGATCGCAGGCTTTATGCCTTTTTCCATCCGCGCATGCCCGACGAGCCGCTGATCTTCGTGGAGGTGGCCCTGCTTCCTGAGATGGCTGGCAATATCCAGGATCTGCTGGACCCCACCGCGCCCCTGGGCGACGTGGACAAGGCCGACACCGCCATCTTCTATTCCATCAATAACGCCCAGCGGGGGCTGGCCGGAATCAGTTTCGGCAATTTCCTGATCAAGAGGGTGGTGGATGATCTGTCGCGCGAGTTCAAGCAGATCAAGACCTTCGCCACGCTGTCGCCCATCCCGGGCTTCCGCCGCTGGCTGGACGGGCGCCTGACCGAGGGCGAACCGGGATTGCTGAGCGCCGCCGAGCACAAGGATCTGACGCGGGTGACCGGCGGCATGGGCGCCAAGGGCAGCCTCAAGGCCCTATTGGCCGAGCCAGACTGGACGGCCGAGCCTTTGCTGGCCCAGGCGCTGGAAGGGCCTTTGACCCGGCTGGCCGCCCGCTATCTGACCCGCGAGACGCGTTCGGGGGGGATGGCCGCCCTGGACCCGGTGGCCCATTTCCATCTGTCCAACGGCGCCCGTGTCGAGCGCATCAACTGGATGGCCGACATGTCGCCAAACGGCCTGGCCCAGTCGGCGGGGCTGATGGTCAACTATCTCTATGATCTTGACGACATCGAGGCCAATCACGAAGCCTATTCCGCCACGGGCAAGCTGGCGGTGTCGGCGCGGATCAAGGCTCTGTTGAAAGGATAG
- a CDS encoding bifunctional ADP-dependent NAD(P)H-hydrate dehydratase/NAD(P)H-hydrate epimerase, which translates to MNQEILSVEQMYRADALALAAGIAGARLMEAAGWAVARAARRLLPKGRIAILCGPGNNGGDGFVAARLLARDGWSVRVALLGAVERLKGDAAIMAGRWTGRVEPLTPDALHGCVGVIDALFGAGLARPLEGAAKAVVEEIGRLRLPVIAVDVPSGVHGDSGAVLGLAPDCLATVTFFRPKPGHCLLPGRLKCGELVVADIGIPAAVLDEIAPDLCRNGPGVWALPEIKAEGHKYSRGHVLILGGAEMTGAARLAARAARRVGAGLVSIAAPPEALGVYRAGDPGVLVASSEPFADLLEDGRRNALLLGPGGGVGEALAGKVLAALGTGRPCVLDADALSSFEGRSADLFRHLSDRVVLTPHDGEFRRLFGEMPGSRLERARHAARLSGAIVLLKGADTVVAHPKGGATITTDAPPWLATAGSGDVLAGLLAGLLAQGMEPFEAACAAVWLHGRAAAEFGPGLIAEDLSEAIPAILAERRWDPHD; encoded by the coding sequence ATGAACCAAGAGATCCTCAGTGTTGAGCAGATGTACCGGGCCGATGCCCTGGCCCTGGCGGCGGGGATCGCTGGCGCGCGGCTGATGGAGGCCGCGGGCTGGGCGGTGGCCCGCGCGGCACGGCGCCTGCTGCCCAAGGGCCGGATCGCCATTTTGTGCGGTCCCGGCAATAACGGCGGCGACGGCTTCGTGGCGGCAAGGCTGCTGGCCCGCGACGGCTGGTCGGTGCGTGTCGCTCTGCTGGGCGCGGTGGAGCGTCTGAAGGGCGATGCCGCCATCATGGCCGGACGCTGGACGGGGCGGGTGGAGCCTCTGACCCCTGATGCGCTGCATGGCTGCGTCGGTGTGATCGACGCCCTGTTCGGAGCCGGTCTTGCCCGGCCTTTGGAGGGAGCGGCCAAGGCGGTGGTCGAGGAGATAGGCCGATTGCGCCTGCCAGTGATCGCCGTCGACGTGCCCTCCGGGGTTCATGGCGATAGCGGGGCGGTGCTGGGCCTTGCCCCCGATTGTCTGGCCACCGTGACCTTCTTCCGTCCCAAGCCGGGCCATTGCCTTTTGCCGGGGCGGCTGAAATGCGGCGAGCTGGTGGTGGCCGATATCGGCATTCCGGCTGCGGTGCTGGATGAAATCGCGCCGGATCTTTGCCGTAACGGGCCGGGGGTTTGGGCGCTGCCCGAGATCAAGGCCGAGGGGCACAAATATAGCCGCGGTCATGTCCTGATCCTAGGCGGCGCGGAGATGACCGGCGCCGCCCGGCTGGCGGCGCGGGCCGCGCGGCGGGTGGGGGCGGGCTTGGTCTCCATCGCCGCGCCTCCCGAGGCGTTGGGCGTCTACCGTGCCGGAGATCCCGGCGTGCTGGTCGCCAGTTCCGAGCCTTTCGCCGATCTGCTGGAGGATGGCCGCCGCAACGCCTTGCTGCTGGGCCCCGGCGGCGGAGTGGGAGAGGCCCTGGCGGGCAAGGTGCTGGCCGCTCTGGGCACCGGACGACCTTGCGTTCTCGATGCCGATGCCTTGAGCAGTTTCGAAGGGCGGAGCGCCGATCTGTTCCGTCATCTCTCGGATCGGGTTGTGCTGACGCCCCATGACGGCGAGTTCCGCCGCCTGTTCGGTGAGATGCCGGGCAGCCGACTGGAGCGGGCCCGCCATGCCGCCCGTTTGTCCGGGGCGATCGTGCTTCTGAAAGGGGCTGATACGGTGGTGGCCCACCCTAAGGGCGGCGCCACCATTACCACCGATGCTCCGCCCTGGTTGGCCACAGCCGGGTCCGGTGATGTCCTGGCGGGACTGCTGGCCGGGTTGCTGGCCCAGGGCATGGAACCGTTCGAGGCGGCTTGTGCCGCCGTTTGGCTGCACGGGCGGGCGGCGGCGGAGTTCGGTCCGGGCCTGATCGCCGAGGATCTGTCCGAGGCCATCCCGGCGATTTTGGCCGAGAGGAGATGGGACCCCCATGACTGA
- a CDS encoding D-amino acid dehydrogenase, with translation MKCSGLSRRTQVKVVVIGAGVIGTTSAWYLAKAGHDVTVVDRREGAGLETSFANGGQISPCHAEPWANPSVLPKVLKWLGREDAPLLFRWSRWDPALWAWGLRFLANCPRSRAEINTERTLRVAIYSRACLGELRAETGIEYDQQIRGILHVYRDGAEFEHACRAAEVMIRHGLKRLPRTPAECVAIEPALAAVQSELAGGIYTPDDESGDAHKFTRRLATLAEAKGVEFRWNVPIQGLIPDGDRVAGLATAQGTIRAEAYVLAAGCDSPLLARPLGLRLPVIPAKGYSITVPVAGHGGAPSVSITDDEHKMVYSRLGDRLRAAGTAEMAGYDLTLNPVRARLILDNARRLFPDGGDFDRAEPWAGLRPVTPDSVPLLGATPLRNLWLNTGHGTLGWTMSCGSGRVIADLVSGLSPQIPMEGLGLGRFTQPRQ, from the coding sequence ATTAAGTGTTCTGGGCTCTCAAGGAGGACGCAAGTGAAGGTCGTCGTCATCGGGGCCGGGGTGATCGGCACCACCAGCGCCTGGTATCTCGCCAAGGCCGGTCACGACGTGACCGTGGTGGACCGGCGCGAAGGCGCCGGGCTGGAAACCAGCTTCGCCAATGGCGGCCAGATATCGCCTTGTCACGCCGAGCCCTGGGCCAATCCGTCCGTCCTGCCCAAGGTGCTGAAATGGCTGGGCCGCGAGGACGCGCCCCTGCTGTTCCGCTGGAGCCGTTGGGACCCGGCGCTCTGGGCCTGGGGATTGCGCTTTCTCGCCAACTGTCCCCGCTCCCGTGCCGAGATCAATACCGAGCGCACCTTGCGCGTCGCCATCTATTCCCGCGCCTGCCTGGGTGAATTGCGGGCGGAGACCGGCATCGAGTACGACCAGCAGATCCGGGGCATCCTCCACGTCTATCGCGACGGCGCCGAATTCGAACATGCCTGCCGCGCCGCCGAGGTGATGATCCGCCACGGCCTTAAGCGTCTGCCCAGGACTCCGGCCGAATGCGTCGCCATCGAACCGGCTCTGGCCGCCGTGCAAAGCGAGCTGGCTGGCGGCATCTACACGCCCGATGACGAAAGCGGGGACGCCCACAAATTCACCCGCCGACTGGCAACCCTGGCCGAAGCCAAGGGTGTGGAGTTCCGCTGGAACGTGCCCATCCAGGGCCTGATCCCGGATGGCGACCGGGTGGCTGGGCTGGCCACGGCACAAGGGACGATCCGTGCCGAGGCCTATGTGCTGGCTGCCGGATGCGACAGTCCCCTTCTCGCCCGCCCCCTGGGCCTGCGCCTACCCGTCATTCCCGCCAAGGGCTATTCCATCACCGTGCCAGTGGCGGGCCATGGAGGCGCACCATCGGTGTCCATCACCGATGACGAGCACAAGATGGTCTATTCCCGCCTGGGCGACCGATTGCGCGCCGCCGGAACGGCCGAGATGGCGGGCTATGACCTGACCCTTAACCCGGTGCGCGCCCGCCTGATCCTGGACAATGCAAGGCGGCTGTTCCCCGATGGCGGTGATTTCGACCGGGCCGAACCCTGGGCGGGATTGCGGCCCGTTACCCCCGACAGCGTCCCTCTTCTGGGTGCGACACCCCTTCGTAATCTGTGGCTGAATACCGGGCACGGCACCTTGGGCTGGACCATGTCCTGCGGCTCGGGCCGGGTCATCGCCGATCTCGTGTCCGGCCTGTCGCCCCAAATCCCCATGGAAGGATTGGGCCTGGGACGGTTCACCCAGCCCCGCCAGTGA
- a CDS encoding ATP-binding protein, with protein sequence MPQISRDIHEAAQPGDEFPRGTWWRRAGVVFATAALIGVYVAVIVSNLRDMEQERTAFAESQASKILLSFETHTVRLLDLADIYLRSARHFVLEDGPQHLGLFLDQVTPPKSDLYSTTLTVLDRRGRVTFSTDASLTPGSDHSDMPVFLHFQGTTSDSIHISAVNDSTLPDQQFFHIARPLLVGKELTGVIVVDIHSSKIAAFYRDMTLGQNSSAAIFSLDRKLIARQPPPVAEAAPMGTLQIWNDSEGNLEGRFRKRSLLDGIERTFLYKRLANYPLVVVVGFAHSDISAGLDEMKRSELIETIVVTLAAMAFATLILVMDGRNRRLAEAERTSRAAAQLLERSNADLERFAYVASHDLKTPLRVITGYAQMLDRRYRDKLDEEANEYIAFLTAGTKRMYRLITDLLHYSRINSQAKPLQPVSSGRAADIAISNLKAVIEENGATISVGPLPTIQADESQLSSLFQNLLGNAIKYRHPERKPLIRIEAVRLSGTLWRFAVKDNGIGIEPEHFERIFVIFQRLHADSAYDGTGIGLALCQRIVTRLGGRIWVESKPGEGSTFFFTANDATRD encoded by the coding sequence TTGCCCCAGATTTCCCGCGACATTCACGAGGCGGCCCAGCCCGGAGATGAATTTCCGCGCGGCACATGGTGGCGCCGTGCCGGGGTCGTCTTCGCCACCGCCGCCCTGATCGGCGTCTATGTGGCCGTGATCGTCAGCAATCTTCGCGACATGGAGCAAGAGCGCACCGCATTCGCCGAGTCGCAGGCAAGCAAGATCCTGCTGTCTTTCGAGACGCACACCGTCCGGCTGCTGGATCTGGCCGACATCTATTTGCGATCGGCCCGACATTTCGTTTTGGAGGATGGCCCCCAGCATCTGGGACTTTTTCTCGATCAGGTCACGCCGCCCAAATCCGATCTGTATTCAACCACTTTGACCGTTCTGGACCGCCGCGGACGGGTCACGTTCAGCACGGATGCCAGCCTTACGCCCGGCTCCGACCATTCTGACATGCCGGTCTTCCTGCACTTCCAGGGCACCACCAGCGATTCCATCCATATCAGCGCCGTCAACGACAGCACCCTGCCCGATCAGCAATTCTTCCATATCGCCCGGCCGCTGCTGGTGGGCAAGGAACTGACCGGTGTCATTGTTGTCGATATTCATTCCAGCAAGATCGCCGCGTTCTACCGGGATATGACCTTGGGGCAGAACTCGTCGGCGGCGATTTTCAGCCTGGATCGCAAGCTGATCGCGCGCCAGCCTCCGCCGGTCGCGGAGGCCGCCCCAATGGGGACGCTGCAGATCTGGAACGATTCCGAGGGCAATCTGGAAGGACGGTTCCGTAAGCGCTCGCTGTTGGACGGCATCGAACGGACCTTCTTGTACAAACGACTCGCGAACTATCCCCTGGTGGTGGTGGTCGGCTTCGCCCATTCCGACATTTCCGCCGGTCTGGACGAGATGAAACGCTCCGAGCTGATCGAGACGATCGTCGTCACCCTGGCGGCCATGGCCTTCGCCACGCTGATATTGGTGATGGATGGGCGCAACCGCCGCCTGGCCGAGGCCGAGCGCACCAGCCGGGCCGCCGCCCAATTACTGGAGCGTTCCAATGCCGATCTGGAGCGCTTCGCCTATGTGGCGTCCCACGACCTGAAGACGCCGCTGCGCGTCATCACCGGCTATGCCCAGATGCTGGACCGCCGCTATCGCGACAAGCTGGACGAGGAGGCCAACGAATATATCGCCTTCCTCACCGCCGGGACCAAGCGCATGTACCGGCTGATCACCGACCTTCTGCATTATTCCCGCATCAACAGCCAGGCCAAGCCGCTGCAACCGGTTTCATCGGGCCGGGCCGCGGATATCGCCATCAGCAATTTGAAGGCGGTGATCGAGGAAAACGGCGCCACCATCTCGGTCGGCCCGCTGCCGACCATCCAGGCCGATGAAAGCCAGTTGTCCAGTCTGTTCCAGAACCTCCTGGGCAACGCCATCAAGTACCGCCATCCCGAGCGCAAGCCCCTTATCCGCATCGAGGCGGTCCGGCTGTCCGGCACTCTTTGGCGTTTCGCGGTCAAGGATAACGGGATCGGCATCGAGCCCGAGCATTTCGAGCGGATCTTCGTCATCTTCCAGCGGCTGCACGCCGATTCAGCCTATGACGGCACCGGCATCGGTCTGGCGCTCTGTCAACGCATCGTCACCCGCCTGGGTGGTCGGATCTGGGTCGAATCCAAGCCGGGCGAAGGCTCTACCTTCTTCTTCACCGCCAACGACGCCACTAGGGATTAA
- a CDS encoding ComEC/Rec2 family competence protein — protein sequence MAESVLAERGRWPLWLPVFLGVGIALYFALPAEPSVFWAAGFVLAAGAGLWLARGEKIAPLLVASCLLAVAVGFAATQWRSFRLAGPVIERNSGALMLEGIVVEVEVLPDGGGRLTLDRVSHDRDDVLTPLKARIKAKPGLSSAMVGDRVRVRAMLMPPPQPAMPGAFDFARFAWFRQFGAIGTALGPVEVTEPGAATGWRADLTTTINEIRHAITTRIMAVLPGDRGAVTAALTTGDQMPISAPMMQAYRDSGLAHILSISGLHITMAAGLVFVGLRTLLALFPLVALRYPIKKWAAALAIVFAGFYTLLAGSPVPAQRSFFMTGLVLLAVLLDRRALSMRLVAWAAVAILLWQPDELIGPSFQMSFAAVVAMIAAYESLTPRQTQWRAAHPGWLAAIGLYVFGTVVTTLIAGFATAVYGIYHFNRFAVWSVAANMIAVPLTGFWVMPWALVMFLLLPFGLEALALVPMGWGVEGVNWVAVWVASWPSSAVTLPILPLWAMVVFTLGGCWLCLWRGRWRWWGLVPMMAALASMAFARPPDLLVDGRGDGMAVRSADGTLLLNGKGGEDSQGYLEPPRRARGPRTLAQEKLVAGRAAALRRDRLPVAGGRPGGGSGQGRGEPGESLCRRRYRGKQRAPARDLPGRQGDRRPLRPLAPGAVCPVAGTGRGRDNRDGGGLARRPALGLASPSPQEGQNFSTGPSARAGGEEG from the coding sequence ATGGCTGAGTCCGTGCTGGCCGAGCGCGGACGCTGGCCCCTTTGGCTGCCCGTTTTCCTGGGCGTGGGCATCGCCCTTTATTTCGCGCTTCCCGCCGAACCCTCGGTTTTTTGGGCGGCGGGTTTTGTCCTGGCGGCCGGGGCCGGGCTGTGGCTGGCGCGGGGGGAGAAAATTGCGCCGTTGCTGGTGGCTTCATGTCTGCTGGCGGTGGCCGTGGGATTCGCCGCCACCCAGTGGCGCAGCTTTCGCCTTGCCGGACCGGTCATCGAGCGCAACAGCGGCGCCTTGATGTTGGAAGGAATCGTGGTCGAGGTGGAAGTCCTGCCCGATGGCGGCGGCCGTCTTACCCTCGACCGGGTTTCCCATGACCGTGACGATGTGCTTACGCCCCTCAAGGCCCGCATCAAGGCCAAGCCCGGTCTGTCTTCCGCCATGGTGGGGGATCGGGTGCGGGTGCGCGCCATGCTGATGCCGCCGCCCCAACCGGCCATGCCCGGCGCCTTCGATTTCGCCCGCTTCGCCTGGTTCCGCCAGTTCGGAGCCATCGGCACGGCCCTGGGGCCGGTGGAGGTGACCGAGCCGGGGGCGGCCACAGGGTGGCGGGCCGATCTCACCACCACAATCAACGAGATCCGTCACGCCATCACCACCCGCATCATGGCGGTGTTGCCCGGGGACAGGGGCGCGGTGACGGCGGCCCTGACCACGGGCGACCAGATGCCCATCTCGGCCCCCATGATGCAGGCCTACCGGGATTCGGGGCTGGCCCATATCCTGTCCATCTCTGGCCTGCATATCACCATGGCGGCCGGTCTGGTCTTTGTCGGCCTTCGGACCCTGCTGGCCTTGTTTCCGCTGGTGGCGTTGCGTTATCCCATCAAGAAGTGGGCGGCGGCCCTGGCCATCGTCTTCGCAGGCTTCTACACCCTGCTGGCTGGGTCGCCGGTTCCGGCCCAGCGTTCCTTCTTCATGACCGGGCTGGTGCTGCTGGCGGTTTTGCTGGACCGTCGGGCGCTGTCCATGCGGCTGGTGGCCTGGGCGGCGGTGGCCATCTTGCTTTGGCAGCCCGACGAGTTGATCGGTCCCAGCTTTCAGATGTCGTTTGCCGCCGTTGTGGCCATGATCGCCGCCTATGAAAGCCTGACGCCGCGACAGACCCAATGGCGGGCCGCCCATCCCGGCTGGCTAGCCGCCATCGGCCTTTATGTGTTCGGTACGGTGGTGACCACCCTGATCGCCGGTTTCGCCACGGCGGTCTACGGCATTTATCACTTCAACCGCTTCGCCGTGTGGTCGGTGGCGGCCAACATGATCGCGGTGCCCTTGACCGGCTTTTGGGTGATGCCCTGGGCGCTGGTGATGTTCCTGCTCTTGCCCTTCGGTCTGGAAGCTCTGGCCTTGGTGCCGATGGGCTGGGGCGTCGAAGGGGTCAATTGGGTGGCCGTCTGGGTGGCCTCCTGGCCCAGTTCGGCGGTGACCCTGCCCATCTTGCCCCTTTGGGCCATGGTGGTGTTCACCTTGGGCGGGTGCTGGCTATGCCTGTGGCGGGGGAGATGGCGCTGGTGGGGGCTGGTTCCCATGATGGCGGCCTTGGCCTCCATGGCTTTCGCCCGGCCGCCCGACCTGCTGGTGGATGGGCGCGGCGACGGCATGGCGGTACGCTCCGCCGATGGCACTTTGCTGCTCAACGGCAAGGGGGGGGAGGATTCTCAAGGATACCTGGAGCCGCCGCGCCGGGCCCGAGGCCCGCGAACGCTGGCCCAAGAAAAGCTCGTCGCGGGACGGGCGGCTGCGCTGCGACGAGACCGGCTGCCTGTGGCGGGTGGAAGGCCGGGTGGTGGCTCTGGTCAAGGACGAGGAGAACCCGGAGAAAGCCTGTGCCGGCGCCGATATCGTGGTAAGCAGCGTGCCCCTGCGCGGGACCTGCCGGGGCGCCAGGGTGATCGTCGACCGCTTCGACCTCTGGCGCCGGGGGCCGTATGCCCTGTGGCTGGGACCGGACGGGGGCGTGACAATCGAGACGGTGGCGGGCTGGCAAGGCGACCGGCCCTGGGCCTGGCATCCCCATCCCCGCAAGAAGGCCAAAACTTCTCCACAGGCCCCTCCGCGCGAGCCGGAGGAGAAGAAGGATGA
- the gltX gene encoding glutamate--tRNA ligase, with protein sequence MTVVTRFAPSPTGFLHIGGGRTALFNWLFARHHGGKFLLRIEDTDRARSTDAAVEAIFDGIRWLGLDWDGEAVMQFARAGRHAEVAHQLLAEGKAYRCYCSQDELTAIREDQRAKGLPMRYPGIWRDRPASDAPVGTPFVVRLKAPVEGETIIADLVQGDVRVANDQLDDMILLRADGTPTYMLSVVVDDHDMGITHVIRGDDHLTNAFRQYQLYKACGWEVPTFAHIPLIHGPDGAKLSKRHGALGVDAYRDMGFLPEAMRNYLLRLGWSHGDDEIISTEQATEWFNLDSVGRSPSRFDFVKLTNLNGHYMRTADDGRLTEVLVPLLEAKTGKPLSGEGVLRLRTGMTGLKERAKTMLELADSALFYVAQRPLALDEKAAKTMADETAIADLEAYRAEVAGLEAWTRDALEDAARRLAEARGQKLGKIAQPLRAALAGSSVSPPIFEVMEVLGREESLGRIADALGGARPTTSSAA encoded by the coding sequence ATGACCGTCGTCACTCGCTTCGCCCCCTCACCCACCGGTTTCCTCCATATTGGCGGAGGGCGCACCGCCCTGTTCAACTGGCTGTTCGCCCGCCATCATGGCGGCAAGTTCCTGCTGCGCATCGAAGATACCGACCGCGCGCGCTCGACCGATGCGGCGGTGGAAGCCATCTTCGACGGCATCCGGTGGCTGGGCCTGGACTGGGATGGCGAGGCGGTGATGCAGTTCGCCCGCGCGGGCCGTCATGCCGAGGTGGCACATCAACTGCTGGCCGAGGGCAAGGCCTATCGCTGCTACTGCAGCCAGGATGAACTCACCGCCATCCGCGAGGATCAGCGCGCCAAGGGCCTGCCCATGCGCTATCCCGGCATCTGGCGCGATCGTCCCGCCTCCGATGCTCCGGTTGGCACTCCTTTCGTGGTGCGCCTCAAGGCGCCCGTCGAAGGTGAAACCATCATCGCCGATCTGGTTCAGGGCGATGTTCGGGTCGCCAACGACCAGTTGGACGACATGATTTTGCTGCGCGCCGACGGCACGCCGACCTATATGCTGTCGGTGGTGGTGGACGACCACGACATGGGCATCACCCATGTGATCCGGGGCGACGACCACCTGACCAACGCCTTCCGCCAGTACCAGCTTTACAAGGCTTGCGGCTGGGAGGTTCCCACCTTCGCCCATATCCCGCTGATCCACGGCCCCGACGGCGCCAAGCTGTCCAAGCGCCACGGCGCGCTGGGAGTCGATGCCTATCGCGATATGGGCTTCCTGCCCGAGGCCATGCGCAACTACCTGCTGCGCCTGGGCTGGAGCCATGGCGACGACGAGATCATTTCCACCGAGCAGGCCACGGAATGGTTCAACCTGGACTCGGTTGGCCGCTCGCCGTCGCGCTTCGACTTCGTCAAGCTGACCAATCTCAACGGCCATTACATGCGCACCGCCGATGATGGCCGACTGACCGAGGTTCTGGTCCCGTTGCTGGAGGCCAAGACGGGCAAGCCCCTGTCCGGCGAAGGCGTGCTTCGCCTGCGCACCGGCATGACCGGTCTCAAGGAACGGGCCAAGACCATGCTGGAACTGGCCGATTCGGCGCTGTTCTATGTGGCCCAGCGCCCGCTGGCCCTGGACGAGAAGGCGGCCAAGACCATGGCCGATGAAACTGCCATCGCCGACCTCGAAGCCTATCGGGCCGAGGTCGCGGGTCTGGAAGCCTGGACACGGGATGCGCTCGAGGACGCCGCGCGCCGTCTGGCCGAGGCGCGCGGGCAAAAGCTCGGCAAGATCGCCCAGCCCCTGCGGGCGGCCCTTGCCGGTTCATCGGTCTCTCCTCCCATCTTCGAGGTGATGGAGGTTCTGGGCCGAGAGGAATCACTGGGCCGTATCGCGGACGCCCTGGGCGGCGCCCGGCCCACCACATCATCGGCGGCCTGA
- the gltA gene encoding citrate synthase, translated as MTNENKTPKESVTLINNSTGKTTEFPLLAGSIGPKVADIRSLYASQDIFTYDPGYMSTGSCKSAITYIDGDAGVLLHRGFAIADLAENCSFLEVAYLILKGELPNAEQKTKFEFDIAHHSMVHEQINFFFRGFRRDSHPMAVLCGVVGAMAAFYHDSIDINDPHHRMVASYRLVAKMPTIVAWAYRYAQGQPFMFPQNKLSYSENFLHMMYATPCEEYKVSPVLARAMDRILILHADHEQNASTSTVRLAGSSGANPFACIAAGIASLWGPAHGGANEAVLQMLHEIGSVERIPEFIKKAKDKDDPFRLMGFGHRVYKNYDPRAKIMQKTCHEVLSELGVHDEPLLKLAMELERIALEDPYFVERKLFPNVDFYSGIIFRAMGIPTQVFTCLFALARTVGWIAQWNEMLTDPDQKIGRPRQLYVGPAQRDFVPLHKRG; from the coding sequence ATGACGAACGAGAACAAGACTCCCAAGGAATCCGTCACGCTGATCAACAACAGCACGGGCAAGACCACCGAATTCCCGCTGCTGGCCGGCTCCATCGGCCCCAAGGTGGCGGATATCCGCTCCTTGTATGCCAGCCAGGATATCTTCACCTACGACCCCGGCTACATGTCCACCGGCTCGTGCAAATCGGCCATCACCTATATCGACGGTGACGCTGGCGTGCTGCTGCACCGCGGCTTCGCCATCGCCGATCTGGCCGAGAACTGCTCGTTCCTGGAAGTGGCCTATCTGATCCTCAAGGGCGAATTGCCCAACGCCGAGCAGAAGACCAAGTTCGAATTCGACATCGCCCACCATTCCATGGTGCACGAGCAGATCAACTTCTTCTTCCGCGGCTTCCGCCGTGACTCGCACCCCATGGCCGTGCTGTGCGGCGTGGTCGGCGCCATGGCCGCCTTCTACCACGACTCCATCGACATCAACGATCCGCACCACCGCATGGTGGCCAGCTATCGTCTGGTGGCCAAGATGCCGACCATCGTCGCCTGGGCCTACAGGTATGCTCAGGGCCAGCCCTTCATGTTCCCGCAGAACAAGCTCTCCTACTCGGAGAACTTCCTGCACATGATGTACGCGACGCCTTGCGAGGAATACAAGGTCAGCCCGGTCCTGGCCCGCGCCATGGACCGCATCCTGATCCTGCACGCCGATCACGAGCAGAACGCGTCGACCTCCACCGTCCGTCTGGCCGGTTCGTCGGGCGCCAATCCCTTCGCCTGTATCGCTGCGGGCATCGCCTCGCTGTGGGGTCCGGCCCATGGCGGCGCCAACGAGGCCGTGCTGCAGATGCTGCACGAGATCGGTTCGGTGGAGCGCATCCCCGAATTCATCAAGAAGGCCAAGGACAAGGATGATCCCTTCCGTCTGATGGGCTTCGGCCACCGGGTCTACAAGAACTACGACCCGCGCGCCAAGATCATGCAGAAGACCTGCCACGAAGTGCTGAGCGAGTTGGGCGTCCATGACGAGCCCCTGCTGAAGCTGGCCATGGAGCTGGAGCGCATCGCCCTGGAAGACCCCTATTTCGTGGAGCGCAAGCTGTTCCCGAACGTGGACTTCTATTCGGGCATCATCTTCCGCGCCATGGGCATCCCCACCCAGGTGTTCACCTGCCTGTTCGCCCTGGCCCGCACCGTGGGCTGGATCGCCCAGTGGAACGAGATGCTGACCGACCCGGACCAGAAGATCGGCCGTCCGCGTCAGCTCTATGTCGGCCCGGCGCAGCGGGATTTCGTCCCGCTGCACAAGCGTGGCTAG